The Pleuronectes platessa chromosome 23, fPlePla1.1, whole genome shotgun sequence genome contains a region encoding:
- the si:dkey-9k7.3 gene encoding circularly permutated Ras protein 1 isoform X1 — protein sequence MEFACSHVVCNWRSDEAASTDFPLMNHEYDNVVKEAPPRPPPVPPPRFRPRPPLPPLPRLPSFKPRHAPGSLPPPLPPREDKMEADNSLKANVNIVSLSVGQLVNIHPDTDQEAVQSPVLCGKCSAALSCLSSLQRNMWVCEFCGSVNGVHVDVKGTCTAQCTAEHSDDLYLQSLSDDDYQNLEDSLVVFCVDISGSMSVTTEVPSSSALPVYVSRLEGIQDALQRALSSMLQDSPRRRVALVTFSDEVVIYGDGTSVPLTLRDWALVDYDHIWEQGAAYSVPHCIAETYRQLVQRVKDLREHGATCLGPAALASVAMASRHPGSKVILCTDGRANIGLGEMEQTSSPLTAHFYRQLAEQAVDSGVIISVMSFEGTDCRLADVGRLADTTGGRVNIVSIGTIATEIQSASMDNVLATGVTATLVACCGIYFPDEEDESDHKLVREIGNVTTGLQITFQFAVKPEFTEVFLQRDTLPFQLQLSFKTRDQQRVTRIITKRRPVTSSSRVGVGSFNMAVLGVHGAQLCAGLTMEGRVQDAQKQLKAQQDLLTQISEQRPIATQERIYGNWMDTMSTICDDITAESHTLSDEAAELVYQMRRATSVYSSSTAQTPQKPTKKKKTFMRRK from the exons ATGGAGTTCGCCTGCAGCCATGTTGTGTGTAACTGGAGATCTGATGAAGCAG CTTCTACAGATTTTCCTCTTATGAATCATGAATATGACAACGTAGTGAAAGAAG ctcctcctcgtcctcctcctgtgCCTCCTCCTCGTTTCAGACCTCgacctcctctcccccctctcccccgtcTTCCCTCCTTCAAGCCCCGACACGCTCCTGGCTCGCTGCCCCCGCCCCTCCCACCCAGAG AGGACAAGATGGAGGCGGACAACAGTTTGAAAGCCAACGTCAACATCGTGTCCCTGAGTGTTGGACAACTGGTCAACATCCACCCGGACACAGACCAGGAGGCCGTTCAGAGCCCGGTgctttgtgggaaatgtagtgcAGCCTTGTCATGTCTGAGTTCTCTACAGAGGAAC atgtgggtgtgtgagttTTGTGGAAGTGTGAACGGCGTGCACGTGGATGTGAAGGGAACGTGCACGGCTCAGTGCACGGCCGAGCACAGCGACGACCTTTACCTGCAGAGCCTGAGTGACGACGACTACCAGAACCTGGAGGACTCGCTGGTGGTTTTCTGTGTGGACATATCTGGCAGCATGAGCGTCAccacagag gTCCCATCGAGCTCTGCTCTCCCAGTGTACGTGTCCAGGCTGGAG GGTATCCAGGATGCCCTCCAGAGGGCGCTGTCGTCCATGCTGCAGGATTCCCCACGAAGGAGAGTGGCCCTAGTGACTTTCAGTGACGAG GTCGTGATCTACGGTGATGGGACCAGTGTTCCCCTCACCCTCAGGGACTGGGCGCTGGTGGACTACGACCATATATGGGAGCAGGGTGCGGCCTACAGCGTCCCACACTGCATCGCCGAAACCTACCGACAGCTGGtgcaaagagtcaaaga CCTCAGGGAACACGGGGCCACGTGTCTCGGCCCGGCAGCGCTAGCCTCGGTTGCAATGGCGTCAAGGCACcccgggtcaaag GTGATTTTATGCACCGACGGCCGAGCCAACATCGGACTCGGGGAGATGGAGCAAACGTCTTCTCCGCTGACGGCACATTTCTACAGGCAGCTGGCTGAGCAGGCTGTGGACAGTGG AGTCATAATATCAGTGATGAGCTTTGAAGGGACGGACTGTCGCTTGGCGGATGTCGGGAGACTGGCAGACACGACAGGAGGAAGG GTGAACATCGTGTCTATTGGTACCATAGCGACGGAGATCCAGTCAGCCTCCATGGACAACGTCCTAGCAACAGGAGTCACAGCAACACTGGTGGCTTGTTGTGGAAT ttaCTTCCCcgacgaggaggacgagagcGACCACAAGCTGGTGAGAGAGATAGGGAACGTGACCACTGGGCTGCAGATCACGTTCCAGTTCGCGGTCAAACCAGAGTTCACGGAGG tcttcCTTCAGAGGGACACTCTCCCTTTCCAACTCCAGCTGAGCTTCAAGACCAGAGATCAACAACGAGTCACTCGCATCATAACCAAGCGACGACCTGTGACCTCCAGCAG TCGGGTTGGTGTCGGTAGTTTCAACATGGCGGTGCTCGGCGTGCACGGCGCTCAGCTCTGTGCCGGTCTGACGATGGAGGGTCGAGTGCAGGACGCACAGAAGCAGCTGAAAGCTCAGCAGGACCTTCTGACACAGATCAG CGAGCAAAGGCCGATCGCGACGCAGGAGAGGATCTACGGCAACTGGATGGACACCATGTCCACGATCTGTGATGACATCACGGCCGAGTCCCAC ACGCTGTCGGACGAAGCCGCCGAGCTGGTGTACCAGATGAGGAGAGCGACCAGCgtctacagcagcagcacagcccaGACCCCGCAGAAACCcacgaagaagaaaaagaccttcatgaggaggaagtga
- the LOC128430001 gene encoding galactose-specific lectin nattectin: protein MKTVFLLLCAAAALTGVVPKFPSLTTTRCSAGWTQIGGRCFIYVAAKLKWSEAEEKCVSMKANLVSVHSTAEYNSIHSLIRRSSTRNDRTWIGGTDCQMEQIWLWSDGTAFDYPHCGRFDNRKKKQHCLQMNTGGKSQ, encoded by the exons ATGAAGACTGTGTTTCTGCTTCTTTGTGCCGCGGCGGCTCTGACCGGAGTTGTTCCTAAGTTTCCATCTCTAACAACGACACGGTGCTCCGCCGGTTGGACTCAGATCGGCGGTCGCTGTTTCATCTACGTTGCAGCCAAGCTGAAGTGGTCTGAAGCTGAG GAAAAATGCGTGAGCATGAAGGCAAACCTCGTGTCTGTGCACAGCACCGCCGAGTACAACTCCATTCATTCACTGATCAGGAGGTCCTCCACCAGGAACGATAGGACGTGGATCGGAGGAACTGACTGCCAAATG GAGCAAATTTGGCTGTGGAGCGACGGCACTGCTTTTGATTATCCGCACTGCGGCAGATTTGACaacaggaagaagaagcagcactgTCTCCAAATGAACACCGGAGGTAAGTCACAGTAA
- the si:dkey-9k7.3 gene encoding circularly permutated Ras protein 1 isoform X2: MEFACSHVVCNWRSDEAASTDFPLMNHEYDNVVKEAPPRPPPVPPPRFRPRPPLPPLPRLPSFKPRHAPGSLPPPLPPREDKMEADNSLKANVNIVSLSVGQLVNIHPDTDQEAVQSPVLCGKCSAALSCLSSLQRNMWVCEFCGSVNGVHVDVKGTCTAQCTAEHSDDLYLQSLSDDDYQNLEDSLVVFCVDISGSMSVTTEVPSSSALPVYVSRLEGIQDALQRALSSMLQDSPRRRVALVTFSDEVVIYGDGTSVPLTLRDWALVDYDHIWEQGAAYSVPHCIAETYRQLVQRVKDLREHGATCLGPAALASVAMASRHPGSKVILCTDGRANIGLGEMEQTSSPLTAHFYRQLAEQAVDSGVIISVMSFEGTDCRLADVGRLADTTGGRVNIVSIGTIATEIQSASMDNVLATGVTATLVACCGMWVMTHTELLPRRGGRERPQAGERDRERDHWAADHVPVRGQTRVHGGLPSEGHSPFPTPAELQDQRSTTSHSHHNQATTCDLQQVKNQSLKSSSVI; this comes from the exons ATGGAGTTCGCCTGCAGCCATGTTGTGTGTAACTGGAGATCTGATGAAGCAG CTTCTACAGATTTTCCTCTTATGAATCATGAATATGACAACGTAGTGAAAGAAG ctcctcctcgtcctcctcctgtgCCTCCTCCTCGTTTCAGACCTCgacctcctctcccccctctcccccgtcTTCCCTCCTTCAAGCCCCGACACGCTCCTGGCTCGCTGCCCCCGCCCCTCCCACCCAGAG AGGACAAGATGGAGGCGGACAACAGTTTGAAAGCCAACGTCAACATCGTGTCCCTGAGTGTTGGACAACTGGTCAACATCCACCCGGACACAGACCAGGAGGCCGTTCAGAGCCCGGTgctttgtgggaaatgtagtgcAGCCTTGTCATGTCTGAGTTCTCTACAGAGGAAC atgtgggtgtgtgagttTTGTGGAAGTGTGAACGGCGTGCACGTGGATGTGAAGGGAACGTGCACGGCTCAGTGCACGGCCGAGCACAGCGACGACCTTTACCTGCAGAGCCTGAGTGACGACGACTACCAGAACCTGGAGGACTCGCTGGTGGTTTTCTGTGTGGACATATCTGGCAGCATGAGCGTCAccacagag gTCCCATCGAGCTCTGCTCTCCCAGTGTACGTGTCCAGGCTGGAG GGTATCCAGGATGCCCTCCAGAGGGCGCTGTCGTCCATGCTGCAGGATTCCCCACGAAGGAGAGTGGCCCTAGTGACTTTCAGTGACGAG GTCGTGATCTACGGTGATGGGACCAGTGTTCCCCTCACCCTCAGGGACTGGGCGCTGGTGGACTACGACCATATATGGGAGCAGGGTGCGGCCTACAGCGTCCCACACTGCATCGCCGAAACCTACCGACAGCTGGtgcaaagagtcaaaga CCTCAGGGAACACGGGGCCACGTGTCTCGGCCCGGCAGCGCTAGCCTCGGTTGCAATGGCGTCAAGGCACcccgggtcaaag GTGATTTTATGCACCGACGGCCGAGCCAACATCGGACTCGGGGAGATGGAGCAAACGTCTTCTCCGCTGACGGCACATTTCTACAGGCAGCTGGCTGAGCAGGCTGTGGACAGTGG AGTCATAATATCAGTGATGAGCTTTGAAGGGACGGACTGTCGCTTGGCGGATGTCGGGAGACTGGCAGACACGACAGGAGGAAGG GTGAACATCGTGTCTATTGGTACCATAGCGACGGAGATCCAGTCAGCCTCCATGGACAACGTCCTAGCAACAGGAGTCACAGCAACACTGGTGGCTTGTTGTGGAATGTGGGTGATGACTCACACTGAg ttaCTTCCCcgacgaggaggacgagagcGACCACAAGCTGGTGAGAGAGATAGGGAACGTGACCACTGGGCTGCAGATCACGTTCCAGTTCGCGGTCAAACCAGAGTTCACGGAGG tcttcCTTCAGAGGGACACTCTCCCTTTCCAACTCCAGCTGAGCTTCAAGACCAGAGATCAACAACGAGTCACTCGCATCATAACCAAGCGACGACCTGTGACCTCCAGCAGGTGAAGAACCAGAGTCTAAAGTCCTCATcagtaatataa
- the tkfc gene encoding triokinase/FMN cyclase: MEPQKKLINSVEGCVDEALCGLVRASGGLSLLEGHRVVLRSDLEALRGKVALLSGGGSGHEPAHGGYVGAGMLSAAVAGGVFASPPPASILAAIMSLHNAGASGVLLIVKNYTGDRLNFGLAAEQARYLGVAVDMVVVAEDCAFDRPGKAGRRGLCGTVFIHKLAGALAEEGSSLDHIVARLTEVLKGVGSLGVSLSPCSVPGSLPSFDLSPGDMELGLGIHGEPGIKRSKVTSADEVVKTMIDHMTNPDSQSCLPLKSGDNVVVCVNNLGALSCLEMAIVTRAAITCLESRGVAVARVMSGSFMTSLEMVGVSLTLMRTDEDTLRLFDAKTSAPAWPNLSSVHVSGRSYVVAPPTMDTQPQDDTHTEGSLSPVMLKALESVCSTLLEKQEELNSLDRAAGDGDCGNTHAQAARAIQEWLRGHVVPGCPGKLLSVLAGLVQEKMGGSSGALYSLFLTAAAGHVAEGRSNAAAWASAVHAGTQAMRRYGGADPGDRTMLDALFPAVDELMKLTTAPPGGQMVILQAAVQKAASGAEATRDLTARAGRASYIAAERVTLPDPGAVAVAAILGAVLESLEGRK; encoded by the exons ccCCAGAAGAAGCTGATAAACTCGGTGGAGGGCTGCGTGGACGAGGCCCTGTGCGGCCTGGTCCGGGCCAGCGGGGGCCTGTCGCTGCTGGAGGGCCACAGGGTCGTGCTCCGGTCCGACCTGGAGGCTCTGAGGGGCAAAGTGGCCCTGCTGTCGGGGGGAGGGTCGGGGCATGAGCCGGCACACGGGG GTTATGTTGGTGCAGGAATGTTGTCGGCAGCAGTCGCAGGTGGAGTGTTTGCATCACCACCACCGGCCAGCATCCTGGCAGCCATCATGTCTTTGCATAATGCAG gAGCCTCCGGGGTCCTTCTCATCGTGAAGAACTACACCGGCGACCGCCTCAACTTCGggttggctgcagagcaggCCCGCTACCTCGGCGTGGCCGTCGACATGGTGGTCGTGGCTGAGGACTGCGCCTTTGACCGGCCCGGTAAGGCCGGGAGGAGAGGCCTGTGTGGAACCGTCTTTATACACAAG ctgGCAGGTGCGTTGGCAGAGGAAGGCTCCTCATTGGACCACATCGTCGCCAGGTTGACAGAGGTTTTAAAGGGGGTCG GTTCGCTCGGTGTGAGTCTGTCTCCGTGCAGCGTCCCCGGCTCCCTGCCCTCATTCGACCTGTCCCCAGGAGACATGGAGCTGGGTCTGG GTATCCACGGGGAACCTGGgatcaaaaggtcaaag GTGACTTCAGCCGACGAGGTGGTGAAAACCATGATCGATCACATGACCAACCCTGACAGCCAATCGTGTCTGCCGCTGAAATCAG GAGAcaatgtggttgtgtgtgtgaacaaccTCGGAGCTCTGTCTTGTCTGGAGATGGCCATTGTTACTCGAGCTGCCATCACCTGTCTGG AGAGTCGCGGCGTGGCGGTTGCCAGGGTGATGTCCGGCTCCTTCATGACATCACTGGAGATGGTGGGCGTGTCCCTGACCCTGATGCGAACCGACGAGGACACACTGAGACTGTTTG ACGCTAAGACTAGCGCCCCCGCCTGGCCAAACCTCAGCAGTGTGCATGTGAGCGGACGCAGCTACGTCGTGGCTCCTCCCACCATGGACACACAACCGCAGGACGATACACACACTGAAG GTTCACTGAGTCCTGTGATGCTCAAAGCGTTGGAGTCAGTTTGTTCCACACTGttggagaaacaggaggaacTCAACTCCCTGGACCGAGCTGCCGGGGACGGAGATTGCGGTAACACTCATGCGCAGGCGGCCAGAG CCATTCAGGAGTGGCTCCGGGGTCATGTGGTCCCTGGTTGCCCCGGAAAACTCCTCTCAGTCCTCGCTGGATTGGTTCAGGAGAAGATGGGCGGGTCCTCAGGGGCG CTCTACAGCCTGTTCCTGACAGCAGCGGCTGGTCATGTGGCCGAGGGGCGGAGCAACGCTGCAGCCTGGGCGAgtgcagtgcatgctgggacgcAGGCGATGAGGAG ATATGGGGGTGCTGATCCTGGAGACAGAACTATG CTGGATGCTTTGTTTCCTGCTGTGGACGAGCTGATGAAGCTGACCACAGCTCCACCTGGTGGACAGATGGTCATCCTGCAGGCTGCAGTGCAG AAAGCGGCCTCGGGGGCGGAGGCCACCCGTGACCTCACGGCGAGGGCGGGGCGGGCCAGCTACATCGCGGCCGAGCGGGTCACCCTGCCCGACCCGGGTGCCGTGGCCGTAGCCGCCATCTTGGGAGCTGTGTTGGAGTCGCTGGAGGGGCGGAAGTAa